In Synergistaceae bacterium, a single genomic region encodes these proteins:
- a CDS encoding DedA family protein — MSIITQCIVLFHGLVDWLVAVVGHLGYPGVIGLMFLESSFFPFPSEVVVPPAGYLASKGEMNLIIVILSGIFGSILGGLFNYWIAVKWGRPIFEKYGKYFFITNETLDKADDFFEKHGHISTFTGRLIPVLRQYISLPAGLARMPLKQFCAYTALGSGIWVAILAFVGYFLGSDTSLIQQEVKKISFYLIAGCVILILLYVYLHRRKAAKKTEKEED, encoded by the coding sequence ATGAGCATTATCACACAATGTATTGTGCTGTTTCATGGTCTCGTAGATTGGCTTGTCGCTGTAGTAGGGCACTTGGGTTATCCCGGCGTAATCGGACTTATGTTTTTGGAATCATCCTTTTTCCCATTCCCAAGCGAAGTCGTTGTCCCACCTGCGGGCTATCTTGCCTCCAAGGGCGAAATGAATTTGATTATAGTTATTCTTTCGGGAATATTTGGAAGCATTTTGGGAGGCCTTTTTAACTACTGGATAGCAGTAAAGTGGGGGCGCCCTATTTTCGAAAAATATGGCAAGTACTTCTTTATCACAAATGAAACATTGGACAAGGCTGATGACTTCTTTGAGAAACATGGACATATAAGCACCTTTACGGGAAGGCTTATCCCTGTTCTCAGACAGTATATTTCACTTCCTGCCGGTCTTGCAAGAATGCCTTTGAAACAGTTCTGTGCCTATACTGCTTTGGGTTCCGGAATTTGGGTGGCAATCCTGGCCTTTGTCGGATATTTTCTGGGCAGCGATACTTCTTTGATACAGCAAGAAGTTAAAAAGATATCCTTTTATCTTATAGCCGGATGCGTTATACTTATACTGCTATATGTGTATCTGCATAGGAGAAAAGCAGCAAAAAAGACTGAAAAAGAAGAGGACTAA
- a CDS encoding asparaginase, with the protein METKTKLALLLAGSFSTQEDNVDPCSLLDCLPGDLAKLCEPIDWSCQPSSHYSMPLMLEMSNMFDSLIEQGYTGIIVVSGTAVMSEMAYMADLLWQHSEPVIFANLLTQGRVGLEEGLKNLNCSVLAALSHEARNRGVLVCSSGELFDAAEVVMIDPLSQDNVFQSTGKGSVGKIINGEIRFVRPNGRPVFLLRRPERTPVVEIVTASLGGGEKIIAALANDKEIEGVVLSGFGTGNISPSWVPHVRNLIRRRIPVAIVSRCFQGQVSRTGLYEGSFAKLTEMGVISGGHLSSSQARIRMSLGIGAGLTEEGLKLYLLNNPVDEETPELYK; encoded by the coding sequence TTGGAAACAAAAACAAAACTGGCACTTCTGCTGGCAGGAAGTTTCTCCACTCAGGAGGATAATGTTGATCCTTGCTCACTATTAGACTGTTTGCCGGGAGATCTTGCAAAACTTTGCGAACCGATAGATTGGAGCTGTCAGCCGAGCAGTCACTATTCGATGCCGCTTATGCTGGAAATGTCCAATATGTTCGACTCTCTTATAGAACAAGGATATACCGGGATTATAGTCGTATCCGGAACAGCTGTAATGTCGGAGATGGCTTACATGGCAGATCTCCTGTGGCAACACTCAGAACCTGTTATTTTTGCAAATCTCCTGACACAGGGTCGTGTTGGACTTGAAGAGGGACTGAAGAACTTAAACTGTTCCGTACTGGCTGCACTTTCTCACGAGGCACGCAACAGGGGAGTCCTAGTCTGTTCCAGCGGGGAGCTTTTTGATGCAGCTGAAGTTGTCATGATAGATCCTTTGAGCCAAGACAACGTGTTCCAGTCAACGGGGAAGGGTTCTGTCGGCAAAATTATAAATGGAGAAATAAGATTTGTCAGACCGAACGGGAGACCGGTTTTTTTATTAAGGCGCCCAGAAAGAACACCAGTCGTTGAGATTGTAACTGCTTCACTTGGAGGCGGGGAGAAGATAATCGCCGCACTGGCAAATGACAAAGAAATAGAAGGGGTTGTCCTCTCCGGATTTGGAACAGGCAACATATCTCCCTCGTGGGTGCCTCACGTTCGAAATCTCATCAGAAGAAGAATTCCCGTGGCAATAGTCTCTCGCTGTTTCCAAGGGCAAGTTTCAAGAACCGGATTGTATGAAGGAAGTTTTGCAAAACTTACAGAAATGGGCGTTATATCTGGAGGTCATTTGAGTTCAAGTCAAGCGCGCATAAGAATGTCTCTCGGCATAGGTGCAGGTTTGACAGAAGAAGGGTTAAAACTTTATTTGCTCAACAATCCGGTCGATGAAGAAACGCCGGAACTATATAAATGA
- the rimO gene encoding 30S ribosomal protein S12 methylthiotransferase RimO produces MKIYILSLGCAKNKVDSECLAGELKRAGHTLVEDVSLAEVGIVNTCGFIRPAVEESVAAILDLEQLKHEGKLKKIGVVGCLVNRYSGEMNEDLPEVDFWADSEDWGKVLTYLGNEEKLGRFRSILPLSSKHTRYLKISEGCNNHCTFCTIPSIRGDLRSLPIKMLVSEAEQLVSEGARELCLVGQDLTVYGTDIYHKSSFIELLDSLESSLPKDIWIRLLYLHPARVTTQLLERISSGRQILPYLDVPIQHGDSRILSAMNRGMSDEELLAIFKKAREINPDFALRTTCMVGFPGEKKQHFDKMIDFISEVQFDRMGAFTFFAEEGTKAYEMSGQVSEATKKKRLNTLMAVQEEISFKRQQLFVGREVDVLLENVEWEYGFAEGRSFREAPEVDGLIEIRNIREDLKVGDIIKVQLKEAMPHDMVGEEVEK; encoded by the coding sequence ATGAAAATTTATATACTGAGTTTAGGCTGTGCAAAAAACAAAGTTGACAGCGAATGTTTAGCAGGCGAACTAAAGAGAGCTGGACACACTTTAGTTGAAGACGTCTCCCTTGCTGAAGTAGGGATAGTCAATACCTGTGGATTTATCAGACCCGCAGTTGAAGAAAGTGTCGCTGCAATACTGGATTTAGAACAGCTTAAACACGAAGGAAAACTCAAAAAAATAGGTGTTGTTGGTTGCCTTGTAAACAGATACAGCGGAGAAATGAACGAAGATCTTCCCGAAGTTGACTTTTGGGCTGACAGTGAAGATTGGGGCAAAGTCCTCACATATTTAGGCAACGAAGAAAAATTAGGGCGTTTCCGCTCCATTCTGCCACTCTCATCCAAACACACGAGATACCTGAAAATAAGTGAAGGATGCAATAATCACTGCACTTTCTGCACTATTCCCTCTATTAGGGGCGATTTACGCAGCCTTCCCATAAAAATGTTAGTGAGCGAAGCAGAGCAGCTCGTGAGCGAAGGAGCTCGCGAACTCTGCCTTGTGGGACAGGATCTCACAGTTTACGGAACAGACATATACCACAAGAGCTCATTCATTGAACTCTTGGATTCACTGGAATCATCACTGCCGAAAGACATATGGATACGTCTCTTATATCTTCATCCTGCACGAGTCACAACACAGCTGTTGGAACGCATCTCTTCCGGCCGTCAAATTCTTCCCTATCTAGATGTTCCCATACAGCATGGGGACTCACGCATATTGTCCGCAATGAATCGCGGCATGAGTGATGAAGAACTACTGGCCATATTCAAAAAAGCACGTGAGATAAACCCCGATTTTGCTCTAAGAACTACCTGTATGGTAGGTTTCCCCGGAGAGAAAAAACAGCATTTCGACAAAATGATTGACTTTATATCTGAGGTTCAATTCGACCGAATGGGAGCTTTTACCTTCTTTGCGGAAGAGGGAACAAAAGCTTATGAAATGTCGGGACAAGTGTCCGAAGCAACTAAGAAAAAACGGCTTAACACGCTCATGGCTGTACAAGAGGAGATATCTTTTAAAAGACAGCAGCTCTTCGTAGGCAGAGAAGTGGACGTGTTGCTGGAAAATGTTGAGTGGGAATATGGATTTGCCGAGGGCAGAAGCTTTAGAGAAGCACCCGAAGTAGATGGATTGATAGAAATTAGAAATATTCGTGAAGATTTAAAAGTGGGAGATATTATCAAAGTACAATTAAAAGAAGCCATGCCGCACGATATGGTTGGAGAGGAAGTAGAGAAATGA
- a CDS encoding phosphatidylglycerophosphatase A, producing MNLTAQMKTWYGMISTFGTIGRFSNMPGTLASIVACIIWILLGGVPIWGIAALILIGTIAADKYVKATKSEDPGEVVIDEVAGSWIACFGFDLTYVIVALFLFRIIDITKPFPIKQMEKLPGGLGVMADDILGGALTNLLIRFFQWLFFAGGITAISEVVGI from the coding sequence ATGAATTTAACAGCACAGATGAAAACGTGGTACGGCATGATATCTACTTTTGGAACAATTGGGCGTTTCAGCAACATGCCCGGAACATTAGCCTCTATTGTTGCATGTATTATCTGGATATTGCTAGGCGGAGTACCCATTTGGGGAATTGCCGCCCTGATATTGATAGGCACTATTGCTGCAGATAAATATGTAAAAGCAACCAAAAGCGAAGATCCTGGAGAAGTGGTTATAGACGAAGTGGCGGGTAGTTGGATCGCATGTTTCGGATTTGACCTCACCTACGTAATAGTCGCTCTTTTCTTATTTAGGATAATAGACATAACAAAACCTTTCCCCATAAAACAGATGGAAAAGTTACCGGGAGGACTCGGTGTCATGGCAGATGACATTCTCGGAGGAGCACTCACCAACCTCCTTATTCGGTTTTTTCAGTGGTTGTTCTTTGCTGGCGGAATAACTGCAATTAGTGAGGTGGTAGGAATATGA
- a CDS encoding CinA family protein, giving the protein MSEDNFLLVQRLFRVATDKNIKISFAESCTGGLIGAAVTEIAGASEFFLGSAVTYSNEAKKNILGVNKTTLEKYGAVSAECAEEMAAGARKIYKSDIAISTTGIAGPAGESEEKPVGTVWFGYASKGKTTSFTRVFKGDRNKIREAALRQVLFFLLEELSTDEK; this is encoded by the coding sequence ATGAGTGAAGACAACTTCCTGCTTGTACAACGACTCTTTAGAGTTGCCACAGACAAAAACATAAAAATATCTTTTGCAGAATCTTGCACCGGAGGCCTTATCGGAGCTGCAGTGACAGAAATAGCCGGAGCGTCAGAATTCTTTTTAGGCTCAGCAGTAACATATTCGAATGAAGCCAAGAAAAACATACTAGGAGTAAACAAAACTACTTTGGAAAAATATGGTGCCGTAAGTGCAGAGTGTGCCGAAGAGATGGCGGCAGGCGCCAGAAAAATATATAAATCTGATATCGCAATTAGTACAACGGGGATTGCGGGCCCGGCAGGCGAAAGCGAAGAAAAGCCAGTCGGCACAGTCTGGTTCGGCTACGCTTCGAAAGGCAAGACCACGTCATTTACGCGCGTTTTCAAAGGCGACAGAAATAAAATAAGAGAAGCGGCTTTAAGACAGGTGCTATTCTTTCTATTGGAGGAATTGAGTACCGATGAAAAATAA
- the thpR gene encoding RNA 2',3'-cyclic phosphodiesterase: MRVFISILLPQKQRQAISKRIDSIRTETAKMIKWVDPSTLHITLKFCGECEEKIVEEIKNQLNNLKQQGSFTLYTEGIDAFPNINKPNIIWTRIQGDLGPLKLLQKEVENATSNAGAGIERSPFHPHLTLGRVKRHTVLSKTIINKMKNSELLIEPWLVEEIALMKSELTQSGPIHEILGLFKI, translated from the coding sequence TTGAGAGTTTTTATATCAATACTTCTCCCCCAAAAGCAGAGACAAGCTATCTCTAAACGGATAGATTCAATTCGTACTGAAACCGCGAAAATGATTAAATGGGTTGACCCTTCCACCTTGCACATCACCCTGAAGTTCTGTGGCGAGTGCGAAGAGAAAATAGTTGAAGAAATAAAAAATCAGTTAAATAATCTCAAACAGCAGGGAAGTTTTACTCTATACACAGAAGGCATTGATGCTTTCCCCAACATAAATAAACCAAACATTATATGGACGAGGATACAAGGTGATTTAGGTCCGCTGAAACTACTGCAAAAAGAAGTTGAGAATGCAACGTCCAATGCCGGAGCAGGAATAGAGAGATCTCCCTTTCATCCACATCTCACCTTAGGGCGAGTGAAAAGACACACAGTTCTTTCGAAAACCATCATAAATAAAATGAAAAACAGCGAATTATTGATAGAACCTTGGTTAGTAGAGGAAATAGCGCTGATGAAAAGCGAGCTTACTCAATCCGGTCCAATACATGAAATTCTCGGGCTTTTCAAAATATAA
- the recA gene encoding recombinase RecA, which yields MAKKSAVTREDILEQALSEIRGKFGDGAIMRLGDEVETTAEVIPTGILPLDVALGIGGVPRGRVIEIFGPEGGGKTTLALHILAEAQRNGGYVAFIDAEHALDPRLAASIGVDTANLYMSQPDSGEQAFYILDTLVRSGAFDVVVVDSVAALTPQAEIDGKMGEGSNQVGLHARLMSYALRRLTAAISKSNTSVIFINQLRAQISTGYSYGGPQETTTGGRALKFYSSVRIEVRRGKQVTQGDTVTGHELWLKVVKNKQAPPFRTARATLIYGKGVPKSVSVVDMALDREVFKRRGSWITYKGETLGQGKENVANYLSENPELMEEVTKDVLHTVAEGLGLLMEPNMNDDDDFSTPDLEASVESLLEEGVIQMDIEEKDKK from the coding sequence ATGGCTAAGAAGTCGGCAGTAACCAGAGAGGATATTCTGGAACAAGCACTGAGTGAAATTCGAGGTAAATTTGGCGACGGTGCAATTATGCGCCTTGGCGATGAAGTAGAGACAACAGCAGAAGTTATCCCGACCGGAATACTGCCGTTGGATGTAGCTCTTGGCATTGGCGGAGTTCCCAGAGGGCGCGTCATAGAGATATTTGGCCCGGAAGGCGGAGGAAAAACAACCCTCGCACTTCACATACTTGCAGAAGCACAGAGAAATGGCGGTTACGTTGCATTTATTGACGCCGAACACGCTCTTGATCCAAGACTTGCCGCATCAATAGGAGTCGACACGGCAAATCTATACATGTCACAGCCAGACAGTGGAGAACAAGCCTTCTACATACTAGACACACTGGTTCGCAGTGGCGCCTTTGATGTAGTTGTCGTTGACTCAGTCGCAGCTCTAACTCCTCAGGCAGAAATAGATGGAAAAATGGGAGAGGGCTCAAATCAGGTCGGCCTTCATGCAAGACTCATGTCATACGCACTCAGAAGACTCACAGCCGCAATATCAAAAAGCAATACCTCCGTTATATTCATAAATCAGCTTCGCGCACAAATCAGTACAGGCTACAGCTACGGCGGTCCCCAAGAGACGACAACCGGTGGACGTGCCCTCAAGTTCTACAGCTCCGTAAGAATAGAAGTCAGACGCGGCAAACAGGTAACTCAAGGCGATACAGTAACAGGACACGAACTCTGGCTCAAAGTCGTTAAAAACAAACAAGCACCTCCATTCCGTACGGCACGAGCAACACTCATTTACGGAAAGGGAGTTCCCAAATCCGTCTCAGTAGTAGACATGGCTCTCGACAGAGAAGTCTTTAAACGCAGAGGCTCATGGATAACATATAAAGGAGAAACTCTTGGTCAGGGCAAAGAAAACGTAGCTAACTACCTGAGCGAGAACCCCGAACTTATGGAAGAAGTTACAAAAGACGTCCTACACACAGTCGCAGAAGGACTCGGTCTTCTCATGGAACCGAATATGAACGATGATGACGACTTCTCAACTCCCGATCTGGAAGCTTCCGTAGAAAGCCTCCTCGAAGAAGGAGTAATACAGATGGACATTGAAGAAAAAGATAAAAAGTAA
- a CDS encoding pyridoxamine 5'-phosphate oxidase family protein, which produces MIPEKMIEVLKHEGVVSIVTQDIESHVVNTWNSYLKIIEGEKVLIPAGGMNTTEGNLKENSRVLMTLGSREVEGFHSMGTGFLIEGIGRFFYEGEEFDQMKEKFPWMRAILVVKINNVSQTL; this is translated from the coding sequence ATGATTCCGGAAAAAATGATTGAAGTCTTAAAGCATGAAGGAGTTGTTTCAATAGTCACTCAAGACATAGAAAGCCACGTAGTAAATACTTGGAACAGCTATCTTAAGATTATAGAGGGAGAAAAAGTGCTGATTCCGGCAGGTGGAATGAATACTACAGAGGGAAACTTAAAAGAAAACAGCAGAGTCTTGATGACCTTGGGTAGTCGTGAAGTAGAAGGCTTTCACTCTATGGGGACAGGATTTTTAATAGAGGGAATAGGTAGATTCTTTTATGAAGGAGAAGAATTTGATCAGATGAAAGAAAAATTCCCATGGATGAGAGCAATCTTAGTCGTTAAGATAAATAATGTAAGTCAAACTCTTTAG